In the Geovibrio ferrireducens genome, GCCTATGACAGTATCGCCCAGCGCGCCTCTGTCCACACAGGAGTTGGAGCCTATCTCCACATTATCGCCCAGCACAACACCGCCGACCTGCGGAATTTTGACAGAAACGCCTTTATCCTGATAATAACCGAAGCCGTCAGCACCTATCACGCAGCCAGAGTGGAGAATAACCCCGTTTCCCAGGCGGCAGCCGTGATAAACAGTAACATTCGGGTAGATAACGCAGTTATCGCCGACAACAGTTCCCGTCCCGATGAAAGAGTTGGGGTAAACCACCGTCCCTTCGCCTATTACGGCATCATCTGAGATTGTGGCTCCCGCCTCTATTCTGGCAGAGGAGGCAATTTTTGCGGAAGGGGAGATATTAGCCCTCTCGCTTATACCTGCCGGTTTCACTGCCGGAGGATAGAAAATCTCAATAGCGAGAGCTAATGCCGCGCGCGCTTCCTTCACATAGATTACCGGCCTGTCGGCGGGGAAAGTATGCCCTTCCGGAATGACAAAAGCGGAAGCTGACCCCCTGAGGGCAGCCTCCGCCAGTTTTTTATCGAACAGAAAGGATATGCACCCGCT is a window encoding:
- the lpxD gene encoding UDP-3-O-(3-hydroxymyristoyl)glucosamine N-acyltransferase, coding for MERKKISGKLKLSEIAAKLGGRLEGEDAEINGIRPVDSAESGCISFLFDKKLAEAALRGSASAFVIPEGHTFPADRPVIYVKEARAALALAIEIFYPPAVKPAGISERANISPSAKIASSARIEAGATISDDAVIGEGTVVYPNSFIGTGTVVGDNCVIYPNVTVYHGCRLGNGVILHSGCVIGADGFGYYQDKGVSVKIPQVGGVVLGDNVEIGSNSCVDRGALGDTVIGEGTKIDNQVQIGHNTKIGKHCIFVGQTGIAGSCEMGDYVIFGARSGTKDHVKIASKTIIAAQGGVDRDIEEGGIYGGYPIQPKMKWMKNNAALLEISDIRKKVNEISRRLDNDGSETDS